The DNA segment AAATGATTGCCTTACTATATTCGCGAGTTTAGGTTATATACGTTTTGATTTTGGACAATCGCCTTATTTTAACAGGAAAACGTGTTTTTTTGATAATCAATACTTTTTTCCTGTCTTTTATTTATGAACCTGAAAAGTTCTTTGTCCCGTAAATGTCCTTAGATATCCCAGTGAAAAATACCCTGTCTGAGTTCTGTTTATGCCTATGATTACAATTTTTTTGTATTTTTTGAAGTTTTTGCATCTTTTTCAGTTCTGGCAGCTATAATGTACCGAGCTTATATTTGTCCTCTTCAACTTCAAAATCAGCAAAACTGTGTCAGTATAAGAAAAAATATATTTTATCTGTGCCTAAATTAACCTAAAACCGTTTTTTGGAACAGAATAATGAGTACTGAAAAAAAGACTAATCATGCATATGGATCTTCGCAGAAATTTCTTGGAGACAAAGGGATTCTGGGCTTAATAGTTCTTTTATCGGCTTTCGTCCCGCTTTCAACCGACCTCTACCTTCCTGCGCTTCCGGGAATGGCTGACTATTTTAACGCCCCGGTTTCGATTGTAAACCTTACTCTGATACTGTTTTTCATCTTTTTCAGTATGGGTATGCTTTTCTGGGGGCCTTTAAGCGACAAATACGGCCGGAAACCCGTTTTACTTACAGGTCTTGTTATATACATAGCTGCAAGCTGTGCATGTGCACTTTCATGGGACATATGGCACCTTGTCCTTTTCCGTGTCCTTCAGGCAGTCGGGGGCAGTGCGGCGTCGGCTGTTGCAACAGCGATGGTAAAGGACGTCTACGAGGGGAGAAAGCGCGAATCAGCTCTTGCAGTCGTCCAGTCGATGGTGGTTTTATCCCCTGCCCTTGCTCCTGTTATAGGGGCTTTTATGCTCCCGTATACGTCATGGCCCGGTCTTTTCTGGACACTCGCAGCAATCGGGGGAATATCTCTTTTCGGAAGTCTTCTTCTTGAAGAGACGAATAAGAAGAGGTATACCGGAAGTATAGCAGGTTCTTTCGGCCGCCTTGCCGTAGTCCTTAAAAATCCAGGATTTACATCTCTTCTCCTGGTATTCTCGCTTGTAAGCACTGCTTCACTTGCGTTCATCGCCGATTCGTCATATATATTCGTGGACGACTTCGGCCTTTCTGAGAAAATGTACAGCTTTTATTTTGCGATAAATGCACTGTTCCTTATTGCAGGACCTTTCCTTTATATCAGGCTTTCAAAAACCTACAGCAGGCTGTCAATTATAACACTTTCATTTATAGTGATGATAGCAAGCGGGGCCCTTGTGAGCATTATCGGAAACTTCAGTCCGCTTTTATTTACGCTTGCGCTTATACCGTCTTCACTTATGGGGAGCTGCGTGAGGCCTTCAGGGACTTATCTTATGCTCGAACAGCAGAAAGAAGATACAGGTTCTGCTTCTTCTCTTATCAACTGTTCCGGTCTCATATTTGGAAGTCTGGGAATGACTCTTGTCTCGATAAGCGGTGAAAACCTTGTTCTGAGTATAGGAATTATCAACATGGCGGTAGGGCTTGTCTGTCTTACGGGCTGGACTATTATAGGAAGAATGAATATTGTGAAAAAATCTCCTGACTTCTCCTGAAAGTCCTGTTTTTATTTATTTTTTTAAAGAGATTCATACAGTATTTTCTTCTGCAATAAATATCGTCAGTATTTTTAAAAGGCGGTTTGTGTATTATGTTTTTACCTGAACCGTAACCTGATAACATGGCACGAAATTCATGACTGAGGCATGTCCTGAAAAAG comes from the Methanomicrobium sp. W14 genome and includes:
- a CDS encoding multidrug effflux MFS transporter produces the protein MSTEKKTNHAYGSSQKFLGDKGILGLIVLLSAFVPLSTDLYLPALPGMADYFNAPVSIVNLTLILFFIFFSMGMLFWGPLSDKYGRKPVLLTGLVIYIAASCACALSWDIWHLVLFRVLQAVGGSAASAVATAMVKDVYEGRKRESALAVVQSMVVLSPALAPVIGAFMLPYTSWPGLFWTLAAIGGISLFGSLLLEETNKKRYTGSIAGSFGRLAVVLKNPGFTSLLLVFSLVSTASLAFIADSSYIFVDDFGLSEKMYSFYFAINALFLIAGPFLYIRLSKTYSRLSIITLSFIVMIASGALVSIIGNFSPLLFTLALIPSSLMGSCVRPSGTYLMLEQQKEDTGSASSLINCSGLIFGSLGMTLVSISGENLVLSIGIINMAVGLVCLTGWTIIGRMNIVKKSPDFS